tccgggggcagagggaggggctggaggcaggtggaggggggATGCAGGTCCTGGGGCACAGGGAGGGGTGTCGGGGcctgcagggggcagagggagggggtcgaggtggggcggggggtgcaggtcCGAGGGTGCGCGCGCCGCGAGGGTCGTCGGGGCCTCccggggcagaggaagggggtcgaggtggggcgggggcgcaggTCCGAGGGTGCGCGCGAGGGGAGGGGCGTCGGGGCCtccgggggcagagggagggggtgggcgcAGGTCCGGGGGCGCGCGCGCGGGGAGGGGCGTCGGGGCCTGCAGGGGGCTCCCCACCCGCCGCATCCGCGGGGTGGGGGCCCGGGGCCGGCGCTCAGGCCGCCTGGCAGTCGCTGTCCCGCCGCCGCTTCCTGCGCTCCGCGTGCTCCCGCGCCGCGCGCGCCCAGGGCAGCGGCCCGCACACGCCGACGACGCAGCAGGCCAGGCGGCGGCCCGCGTTGCCGTGGTCCAGGCTGGCGGGGTCGCCGCCGCGGCCCAGGTCGTCCTCGCCCGCGTGCACCACGACGGCGCGGCCCACGATGGAGTGCGGGCCGGCGAGGGAGGCGGCCAGGCCGCCGCGGTGCTTCCGGACGCGGCCGTCGCGCACCGCGAAGTTGCCGAAGTCGCCGGGGTGGTGCGGGTGCGGCGCGGCGCGCGGGTTGTAGTGCGGCCCCGCGGCCTCGCAGCCCGGGCTCAGGTCGCCGAAGCGGTGCACGTGGATGGCGCGGCGGGAGCCGTTGCGCTCGGCCGGGAAGCCGTCCAGGTGGAAGAAGGCCTCGAGCGGGGCGCCGGGCGCGGGCTGGCGGAACAGCACGAGGCCGCTCACGCGCGGCTGCGCGGGGTCCAGC
This sequence is a window from Canis aureus isolate CA01 chromosome 2, VMU_Caureus_v.1.0, whole genome shotgun sequence. Protein-coding genes within it:
- the SOD3 gene encoding extracellular superoxide dismutase [Cu-Zn] isoform X2, translating into MSPAARCPPPAMLAPALLCAHLLLAAPASRAWPGAAPDEPEPQPQPQPQPEPGPGAVAAQLSDMHDKVTAIWQQLTQRAAEPGPPGSALHAACRVQPSASLDPAQPRVSGLVLFRQPAPGAPLEAFFHLDGFPAERNGSRRAIHVHRFGDLSPGCEAAGPHYNPRAAPHPHHPGDFGNFAVRDGRVRKHRGGLAASLAGPHSIVGRAVVVHAGEDDLGRGGDPASLDHGNAGRRLACCVVGVCGPLPWARAAREHAERRKRRRDSDCQAA
- the SOD3 gene encoding extracellular superoxide dismutase [Cu-Zn] isoform X1, giving the protein MACLPCSDSDRDPLPGAGLPARPQTAQPKESARIPGCCSLLLRRKALSEELGRCPPPAMLAPALLCAHLLLAAPASRAWPGAAPDEPEPQPQPQPQPEPGPGAVAAQLSDMHDKVTAIWQQLTQRAAEPGPPGSALHAACRVQPSASLDPAQPRVSGLVLFRQPAPGAPLEAFFHLDGFPAERNGSRRAIHVHRFGDLSPGCEAAGPHYNPRAAPHPHHPGDFGNFAVRDGRVRKHRGGLAASLAGPHSIVGRAVVVHAGEDDLGRGGDPASLDHGNAGRRLACCVVGVCGPLPWARAAREHAERRKRRRDSDCQAA